One genomic window of Psychrobacillus sp. INOP01 includes the following:
- a CDS encoding ABC transporter ATP-binding protein, which produces MTKPIVQLKNITKIIRGKTLIDNVSLELFPGQITGFLGPNGAGKTTTIRLMTGLMHLTSGTITIEGASIADDYEKAIANVGVIVENPEMYKYMSGYKNLLHFSRMHNGVTKARIDEVVNQVGLTKRIHEKVSTYSLGMRQRLGLAQALLHDPKFLILDEPTNGLDPAGIREFRTYLRKIAEENNVSIFVSSHLLSEIELMCDRVAVIQNGKLIDERMIQNAEKTRMQLKAEPTEVVENYLSSNGYVFTLHEGVFLLDLKEEKVPSLINELVAQQVQIFAISAVHETLEEQFLQMTGGGQIV; this is translated from the coding sequence ATGACTAAGCCAATCGTTCAATTAAAGAATATTACCAAAATTATTAGAGGGAAAACACTTATCGATAATGTGTCTCTAGAGTTATTTCCCGGTCAAATCACTGGATTTTTAGGTCCAAATGGTGCTGGTAAAACAACGACTATCCGTTTAATGACAGGTCTTATGCATCTAACTAGTGGGACTATTACTATTGAAGGTGCATCTATTGCAGATGATTATGAAAAGGCAATTGCAAATGTAGGGGTTATAGTAGAAAATCCGGAGATGTATAAGTATATGTCTGGCTATAAAAACTTACTTCATTTTTCCAGAATGCATAATGGTGTAACAAAGGCACGGATAGATGAGGTGGTTAACCAGGTAGGGCTAACTAAGCGAATCCATGAAAAGGTGTCGACGTATTCTTTAGGTATGCGTCAACGTTTAGGATTAGCACAAGCCTTACTGCATGATCCGAAATTCTTAATATTAGATGAACCAACGAATGGTTTAGATCCTGCTGGAATTCGTGAGTTCCGTACGTATCTTCGCAAAATAGCCGAGGAAAATAATGTATCCATTTTTGTATCTAGTCATTTGTTATCAGAAATAGAATTAATGTGTGACCGTGTGGCTGTTATTCAAAATGGGAAGCTGATTGATGAACGGATGATTCAAAATGCTGAAAAGACACGTATGCAACTTAAGGCAGAGCCAACTGAAGTAGTAGAAAACTATCTGAGTTCAAATGGCTATGTATTTACATTGCATGAAGGGGTATTTTTACTTGATTTGAAAGAAGAGAAGGTACCAAGTCTTATCAATGAACTTGTTGCCCAGCAGGTGCAAATTTTTGCTATTTCAGCAGTGCATGAAACGCTTGAAGAGCAGTTCCTTCAAATGACAGGAGGCGGTCAAATTGTTTAG
- a CDS encoding ABC transporter ATP-binding protein, with product MIQLQHVSFNYPRREVLTDISLSFPLGKTIGIAGENGSGKSTLLKIIAGIQRPRKGTISLHNKSLSRIHATDIAYLPDTDLFYSFYTTKELFAFYASQFEDFSMQKALEVANFLEVDVDVKLKKLSKGNRGRAKMAATLGRNTSYYVMDEPFSGLDPIVRESLIKGLIRYNNIEEQSIILSTHELHEVEPILDQLIILKDGKVIAQDELETIRFNTNQDAVSWMKNVTKEKVKLND from the coding sequence ATGATACAACTTCAACATGTTTCGTTTAATTACCCAAGACGGGAAGTACTTACGGATATATCACTGTCGTTTCCATTAGGGAAGACAATAGGTATAGCGGGGGAAAATGGTAGTGGCAAATCGACGTTATTGAAAATAATTGCTGGTATACAAAGACCTCGAAAGGGAACTATTTCTCTTCATAACAAGTCCTTATCTAGAATACATGCAACTGATATTGCATATTTACCTGATACGGATTTGTTTTATAGCTTTTATACAACAAAGGAGCTTTTCGCGTTTTACGCATCTCAATTTGAGGATTTTTCTATGCAGAAGGCATTAGAGGTGGCCAACTTTTTGGAAGTAGATGTTGATGTGAAGCTGAAAAAGCTTTCTAAAGGGAATCGTGGAAGAGCGAAAATGGCAGCGACTCTTGGTAGAAATACATCCTATTATGTGATGGATGAACCGTTTTCTGGGTTAGATCCAATCGTGCGTGAATCTCTTATAAAGGGACTCATTCGATATAATAATATTGAGGAACAATCTATTATTTTATCGACTCATGAATTACATGAAGTCGAACCAATATTAGACCAACTTATAATTTTAAAGGATGGCAAAGTAATAGCCCAGGATGAATTAGAAACAATCCGCTTTAACACAAATCAGGATGCAGTAAGCTGGATGAAAAATGTAACGAAAGAGAAGGTGAAATTAAATGACTAA
- a CDS encoding GntR family transcriptional regulator, with translation MTQDFTRDKPIYSQLVDLICGDILKGNLQPGDKMQSVREYSLEVGVNVNTVQRVYKELESMELTETKRGQGTFITTDEERILHLREDMKVKLVNQFLQSIAVFGFSKEEIVQTLQRKEGAQ, from the coding sequence ATGACACAGGATTTCACTCGTGATAAACCTATTTATAGCCAGCTAGTTGATTTAATTTGTGGGGATATTTTAAAAGGAAACCTACAGCCCGGAGATAAAATGCAATCCGTTCGAGAATATTCATTGGAGGTTGGTGTTAATGTCAACACCGTACAACGTGTATATAAGGAGCTTGAATCGATGGAGCTAACAGAGACGAAACGTGGGCAAGGTACATTCATCACAACAGACGAAGAGCGTATTTTGCATTTACGTGAGGATATGAAAGTGAAATTGGTCAATCAGTTTCTACAGTCTATTGCAGTTTTTGGTTTTTCGAAAGAAGAGATTGTTCAAACTTTGCAAAGAAAGGAAGGGGCTCAATGA
- a CDS encoding helix-turn-helix transcriptional regulator, whose amino-acid sequence MNDPIKKVDVFQAIADPTRRDVLRLLANGDRSIAEISSHYDMSRTAIVKHLIVLTEAGLVNGKKLGREKVYHLQPEPLTEVKQWLDYYEKFWNNKLSRLKFLVENEDIEK is encoded by the coding sequence ATGAATGATCCCATCAAAAAGGTAGATGTTTTTCAAGCGATTGCTGATCCAACAAGGCGTGATGTCCTTCGACTATTAGCGAACGGAGATAGATCTATTGCAGAAATTTCTTCCCATTATGATATGAGTAGAACAGCAATTGTTAAGCATCTTATTGTTTTAACTGAAGCAGGTTTAGTCAATGGTAAAAAGTTAGGCAGAGAAAAAGTGTATCATTTGCAGCCGGAGCCATTGACGGAAGTAAAGCAATGGCTCGACTATTATGAAAAGTTCTGGAATAACAAACTATCTAGATTAAAGTTCTTAGTTGAAAATGAAGACATAGAAAAATAA
- a CDS encoding SRPBCC domain-containing protein produces the protein MKENLPDITQTVLVEAPIQKVWNYVSTAEGISAWFMPNDFQAREGHEFTIQSPFGPSPCKVLEIDEPHKLSFQWDTDGWFVTFLLKENGTKTEFTLIHGGWKDGESIVPKAKKSGADVRGIMNQGWVGIVQNKFKQVVEA, from the coding sequence ATGAAAGAAAATTTACCTGATATAACACAGACTGTTTTAGTAGAGGCACCAATTCAAAAGGTATGGAATTATGTTTCAACTGCCGAGGGAATCTCTGCTTGGTTTATGCCGAATGATTTTCAAGCACGGGAAGGACACGAATTTACTATCCAGTCACCATTTGGGCCGTCTCCTTGTAAGGTGCTTGAGATTGACGAACCACATAAACTTTCGTTTCAATGGGACACAGATGGTTGGTTTGTTACATTTCTTTTGAAAGAAAACGGTACTAAAACTGAATTCACACTGATTCATGGTGGCTGGAAAGACGGAGAATCCATTGTTCCGAAAGCTAAAAAGTCGGGTGCAGATGTCCGTGGCATAATGAATCAAGGCTGGGTTGGAATTGTACAAAACAAATTTAAGCAAGTTGTCGAAGCTTAA
- a CDS encoding alpha/beta hydrolase, which translates to MWKWETEGKPKAVIVIVHSAYEHHRRYAWLIEKLRSSNYHIVMGDLPGHGELKKSKTIHDESFELYKDYIKQAMQVAVTYDLPIFLMGHGLGATLLIKVLRKLDIEYAGVILTSPWFQLEKLPSKWTNTLAKLSIPQKINHDIHLNDLTRNYEVFQQFVSDPTYRTFISTEWYKELQALLKSVNQSTISIPNKPILVMTGERDKITDTNAAASWLRKQELSEYQYKEWKNCFHDLYQEPEREEIFTYSQSFINNVLTDIGYIV; encoded by the coding sequence ATGTGGAAATGGGAAACAGAAGGAAAGCCTAAAGCCGTAATAGTTATTGTTCACAGTGCTTATGAGCATCATAGAAGATATGCTTGGTTAATTGAAAAATTGAGAAGTTCCAACTATCATATCGTTATGGGGGACTTGCCAGGCCATGGAGAATTAAAAAAATCAAAAACTATTCACGACGAATCCTTCGAACTATATAAGGACTACATTAAACAAGCGATGCAAGTTGCAGTTACGTATGACCTACCAATATTTTTAATGGGTCATGGTCTTGGAGCTACCCTTCTTATAAAAGTTTTGCGTAAACTAGATATTGAATATGCGGGAGTAATACTTACATCACCGTGGTTCCAGCTTGAAAAGCTTCCTTCGAAATGGACGAACACATTAGCAAAATTATCAATACCGCAGAAAATCAACCATGATATTCACTTAAATGATTTAACGAGAAATTATGAAGTGTTTCAACAATTCGTATCAGATCCCACGTATAGAACCTTCATTTCAACAGAGTGGTACAAGGAACTTCAAGCACTTTTAAAATCTGTGAACCAATCGACTATCTCAATACCAAATAAACCTATTCTTGTTATGACTGGAGAGAGGGATAAGATTACCGATACAAATGCTGCAGCTAGCTGGCTAAGGAAGCAGGAGCTTTCTGAATATCAATATAAAGAATGGAAAAATTGTTTTCATGATCTCTATCAAGAACCGGAGCGGGAAGAAATTTTTACTTATTCACAGTCATTTATAAATAATGTACTAACGGACATCGGCTATATTGTTTGA
- a CDS encoding gamma carbonic anhydrase family protein has product MIYPYKDKTPTIDDSAFIADYVTITGDVTIGPETTIWFNTVIRGDVAPTIIGSRVSIQDLSCLHQSPNKPLLIEDEVTIGHQVTLHSCTVRKGALIGMGSIILDGAEIGEGAFIGAGSLVPPGKKIPPNSLALGSPAKVVRELNDEDKADVQRIIREYVEKGQYYKSLQK; this is encoded by the coding sequence ATGATTTATCCATATAAAGATAAAACCCCTACTATTGACGACTCCGCTTTTATAGCTGATTATGTCACAATAACAGGGGATGTGACAATCGGTCCAGAGACTACAATTTGGTTTAATACGGTAATTAGAGGGGATGTTGCTCCTACTATTATTGGAAGTAGAGTCAGTATTCAAGATTTAAGCTGTCTACATCAAAGTCCAAATAAACCACTTTTAATAGAAGATGAAGTGACTATCGGACATCAAGTGACTTTACATAGCTGTACCGTACGTAAAGGTGCCTTAATAGGAATGGGGTCCATTATTTTAGATGGTGCTGAAATTGGTGAAGGTGCATTTATCGGAGCTGGAAGCCTCGTACCACCTGGCAAGAAAATACCTCCAAATTCATTAGCACTAGGCAGCCCAGCAAAAGTTGTACGCGAACTAAATGATGAGGATAAAGCTGATGTACAAAGAATTATCCGAGAATATGTAGAAAAAGGGCAATATTATAAATCCCTGCAAAAATAA
- the metK gene encoding methionine adenosyltransferase: MTQRRLFTSESVTEGHPDKICDQISDAILDAILAEDPNARVACETSVTTGLVLVAGEITTSTYVDIPKVVRSTIKEIGYTRAKYGFDAETSAVLTSIDEQSPDIAQGVDQALEAREGSMSDSDIDAIGAGDQGLMFGYACNETPELMPLPISLAHKLSHRLAQVRKEETLDYLRPDGKTQVTVEYDENNNPVRIDTIVISTQHHPEITLEQIQKDIKEVVINPIVPTNLIDENTKYFINPTGRFVIGGPQGDAGLTGRKIIVDTYGGYARHGGGAFSGKDPTKVDRSAAYAARYVAKNIVAAGLADRCEVQLAYAIGVARPVSIAVETFGTGKVEEVELVSYIRELFDLRPAGIIKMLDLRRPIYKQTAAYGHFGRTDIDVPWEQTDKAAALKEKAGL, from the coding sequence ATGACACAACGTCGATTATTTACATCAGAATCAGTAACAGAGGGACATCCAGATAAAATTTGTGATCAAATCTCTGATGCAATTCTAGATGCAATTTTAGCAGAAGACCCAAATGCTCGTGTAGCATGCGAAACGAGTGTAACGACAGGACTAGTATTAGTTGCTGGAGAAATTACTACATCTACTTACGTAGATATCCCTAAAGTAGTTCGTTCTACTATTAAAGAAATTGGCTATACACGTGCAAAGTATGGCTTTGATGCAGAAACTTCTGCTGTGCTTACTTCAATTGATGAACAATCACCTGATATCGCACAAGGTGTGGACCAAGCTTTAGAAGCAAGAGAAGGCTCTATGAGTGATTCTGACATTGATGCAATTGGAGCAGGAGACCAAGGTTTGATGTTCGGTTATGCTTGTAATGAAACACCAGAGCTTATGCCACTCCCAATTAGTTTAGCGCATAAACTATCGCATCGATTGGCACAAGTTCGTAAAGAAGAAACTTTAGACTATCTTCGTCCGGACGGAAAAACTCAAGTAACAGTAGAGTATGATGAAAATAATAATCCAGTTCGTATCGATACAATTGTTATTTCGACACAACATCATCCAGAAATTACTTTAGAGCAAATTCAAAAAGATATTAAAGAAGTAGTGATCAACCCGATTGTTCCTACAAATTTAATAGATGAAAATACAAAATATTTTATCAATCCAACTGGACGCTTCGTAATTGGTGGACCACAAGGAGATGCTGGCCTAACAGGTCGTAAAATTATTGTAGACACATACGGTGGTTATGCTCGTCATGGCGGAGGAGCATTCTCTGGTAAAGATCCTACAAAAGTGGATCGTTCCGCTGCATACGCTGCACGTTATGTTGCTAAAAACATTGTTGCTGCTGGCCTTGCAGATCGTTGTGAAGTACAACTTGCTTATGCAATTGGTGTAGCTAGACCTGTTTCAATTGCTGTTGAAACTTTTGGTACTGGAAAGGTAGAAGAAGTTGAATTAGTTTCATATATTCGCGAATTATTCGACCTTCGTCCAGCAGGAATTATTAAAATGCTAGATCTTCGCCGTCCAATTTACAAACAAACAGCTGCTTATGGTCATTTTGGTCGAACAGACATTGATGTGCCATGGGAACAAACAGATAAAGCTGCAGCATTAAAAGAAAAAGCTGGATTATAA
- the pckA gene encoding phosphoenolpyruvate carboxykinase (ATP): protein MNSIDTVSELKELLAGNNVSSQLSVPQLVEKATTRGEAVLTSTGAVKAETGKYTGRSPQDKYIVDEAISKDKIDWGSVNQPISSDVFDALYIKMINFLNKQDEIFEFKGYAGADKESRLGIQVINEYAWHNLFAHQLFIRPTQEDLATHTTDFTILSAPNFKAVPAVDGTRSETFIIVSMEKRTVLIGGTEYAGEMKKSIFSIMNYLLPEQDILPMHCSANVGDAGDVALFFGLSGTGKTTLSADAGRKLIGDDEHGWSDNGVFNIEGGCYAKCIDLTRENEPQIWDAISFGTVLENVVVDAETRVADYTDNSLTENTRAAYPIQYIENIVDPSVAGHPNTIIFLTADAFGVLPPISKLTKEQAMYHFLSGFTSKLAGTERGVTSPQPVFSTCFGSPFLPLHATVYAEMLGKKIDEHGAQVFLVNTGWTGGEYGVGNRMKLSYTRTMVRAAIDGKLNNADTETDTVFGLAIPKQVEGVPSEVLIPRNAWEDKAAYDQKAAELAQSFRENFKKFGTVSEDISYKGGPLS from the coding sequence ATGAATTCAATCGATACTGTGAGTGAACTGAAAGAATTGTTAGCAGGAAATAACGTTAGCAGCCAATTGTCAGTGCCACAACTTGTGGAAAAAGCTACAACAAGAGGAGAAGCTGTTCTAACTTCTACTGGTGCAGTAAAAGCTGAAACAGGGAAATATACTGGCCGCTCTCCACAAGATAAGTATATAGTAGATGAAGCTATTTCAAAAGACAAAATCGATTGGGGCTCAGTAAACCAACCAATTTCTTCTGACGTTTTTGATGCACTATATATAAAAATGATTAACTTCTTAAACAAGCAAGATGAAATCTTCGAATTTAAAGGATATGCAGGAGCTGATAAAGAATCACGTCTAGGCATTCAAGTAATTAACGAATATGCTTGGCATAATCTCTTCGCTCATCAGCTATTTATCCGTCCAACACAAGAAGATCTTGCAACACATACAACAGATTTTACTATTCTTTCGGCTCCTAATTTCAAGGCAGTTCCTGCTGTAGATGGTACACGTTCAGAAACGTTTATCATTGTATCTATGGAAAAACGTACGGTTTTAATCGGTGGGACTGAATATGCAGGAGAGATGAAAAAATCGATTTTCTCTATTATGAACTACTTACTTCCAGAACAAGACATTTTGCCAATGCACTGTTCCGCAAACGTTGGGGATGCTGGAGACGTTGCATTATTTTTCGGCTTATCTGGAACAGGTAAAACTACCCTTTCTGCAGATGCTGGTCGTAAACTAATCGGTGATGACGAGCATGGCTGGTCAGATAACGGTGTGTTCAATATCGAGGGTGGTTGTTATGCAAAATGTATCGACCTAACTCGAGAAAATGAACCGCAAATTTGGGATGCGATATCATTCGGAACTGTATTAGAAAACGTAGTAGTAGATGCGGAAACTCGCGTTGCTGACTACACTGACAACTCATTAACAGAAAATACTCGTGCTGCTTACCCAATTCAATATATCGAAAATATTGTAGACCCATCTGTAGCAGGTCACCCAAATACGATTATTTTCTTAACTGCTGATGCTTTTGGAGTATTGCCTCCAATCAGTAAACTAACAAAAGAACAAGCAATGTACCATTTCTTAAGTGGTTTTACTTCTAAACTTGCTGGAACTGAACGTGGAGTTACATCCCCACAACCAGTATTCTCTACTTGCTTCGGCTCACCATTCTTACCATTACATGCAACAGTATACGCAGAAATGCTTGGTAAGAAAATTGACGAACATGGCGCACAAGTATTCTTAGTAAACACTGGTTGGACTGGTGGAGAATACGGTGTTGGTAACCGCATGAAGCTTTCATACACTCGTACTATGGTTCGCGCTGCAATTGATGGCAAACTAAACAATGCTGATACAGAAACAGATACAGTATTCGGCTTAGCTATACCTAAGCAAGTGGAAGGCGTACCTTCGGAGGTACTTATACCTCGAAATGCTTGGGAAGATAAAGCAGCATATGACCAAAAAGCTGCTGAACTAGCTCAGTCATTCCGTGAAAACTTCAAAAAGTTTGGTACAGTCTCTGAGGACATTTCCTATAAAGGCGGACCACTATCTTAA
- a CDS encoding MaoC family dehydratase produces the protein MSLKVGEIITFERTFTTEDVELFTKISGDEGIHHLTPDEQGRLVVQGLLTATLPTKVGGDHNVLARTMNFEFIRPVFIDDTITCEVTIEQFEKQDNRTRITASFICFNQQEKEVLRGSFTGVIL, from the coding sequence TTGTCGTTAAAAGTGGGAGAAATTATTACATTCGAGCGGACTTTCACAACAGAAGATGTTGAATTATTTACGAAGATTTCAGGTGATGAAGGGATTCATCATCTAACCCCAGATGAGCAGGGAAGACTTGTCGTTCAAGGGTTGCTTACGGCAACTCTGCCAACAAAAGTAGGTGGTGATCATAACGTACTGGCTCGTACTATGAATTTTGAGTTTATCAGACCAGTATTTATTGACGATACAATAACTTGTGAGGTAACAATTGAGCAATTCGAAAAGCAGGATAATAGAACACGTATAACTGCTTCTTTTATATGCTTCAATCAACAGGAGAAAGAAGTATTGAGAGGAAGCTTTACAGGAGTAATATTATAA
- a CDS encoding helix-turn-helix domain-containing protein: MDKFIYKKSAGITALAASITDFTYKKHSHMEYAIGVTLRGIQHYNLDGSLQLSYPNGVMLFNPEQAHDGMAHDMTGLDYVMLYIEPQLLLEVIEKKDLVHFSTPIVYDFRLKQRILSLSNAILNEKDEALCSELLLSLTDSLIQTEFTKVYKKDNALIGKAKDLLHANLENILKLDEVCKELGLSKFQFIRFFKAHTGISPYQYYLNCKIEHAKHLIETKKDVYSAVAECGFVDLTHLNKHFKSVYGTTAFEYMSHIK; the protein is encoded by the coding sequence ATGGACAAATTTATCTATAAAAAATCTGCTGGTATTACAGCTTTAGCAGCTAGTATTACAGATTTTACATATAAAAAGCACTCGCACATGGAGTATGCAATAGGTGTGACATTGCGTGGTATTCAACATTATAATTTGGATGGCAGTTTACAGCTATCCTATCCAAATGGTGTAATGCTCTTTAATCCCGAACAGGCACATGACGGAATGGCACATGATATGACTGGCCTGGATTATGTGATGTTATATATTGAGCCACAATTGCTGTTGGAGGTTATTGAGAAAAAGGATTTAGTACATTTTTCAACCCCAATTGTTTATGATTTTAGACTTAAACAAAGAATATTAAGTCTTTCTAATGCAATTTTGAATGAAAAAGATGAGGCTCTATGCAGTGAATTGCTTTTGTCTCTTACAGATAGCCTTATTCAAACTGAATTCACCAAAGTCTATAAGAAAGATAACGCACTTATTGGAAAAGCAAAAGATTTGTTGCATGCCAACCTAGAAAATATACTTAAACTTGACGAGGTATGTAAAGAACTTGGTTTATCGAAATTTCAATTTATCAGATTCTTTAAGGCACATACAGGAATATCCCCATACCAATATTATCTTAACTGCAAAATAGAACATGCAAAGCATTTAATAGAAACTAAAAAAGATGTATATTCAGCTGTAGCAGAATGTGGGTTTGTTGATTTAACTCATTTAAATAAACACTTTAAAAGTGTATATGGAACAACAGCATTTGAATATATGTCCCATATAAAGTGA
- a CDS encoding LysE family translocator: MNITSFLLYCFIVTFTPGPTNIVILSTVHNRGTKRAMEYTYGATVAFGLLLIISAILNTMLITFIPKVLIIMQLIGSIYMLYLAYQIYKMNTTDSTANQTGTFMSGFLMQFLNPKVVLFTMTVIPSFILPYYSAMSTLSISVIVITIIGFLAFITWVLFGTIFKKFLQIHKKTVNVIMALFLVYASIMIWL, from the coding sequence ATGAATATTACATCTTTTTTACTATACTGTTTTATTGTTACTTTTACACCTGGACCTACTAATATAGTGATATTATCTACAGTACATAATAGGGGTACAAAAAGGGCGATGGAGTATACCTACGGAGCAACTGTTGCTTTTGGATTATTGCTTATTATTTCTGCTATATTGAATACTATGCTTATAACGTTTATACCAAAAGTTTTAATTATTATGCAGCTCATCGGAAGCATTTATATGCTCTATCTCGCTTATCAAATTTACAAAATGAATACCACTGATTCAACTGCAAACCAAACTGGTACATTTATGTCAGGATTTCTTATGCAGTTTTTAAATCCAAAAGTGGTATTATTTACAATGACTGTAATACCAAGCTTTATTTTGCCTTACTATTCCGCAATGTCTACGTTGTCAATAAGTGTTATAGTAATCACCATCATTGGATTTTTAGCATTTATTACATGGGTTCTTTTCGGTACAATCTTCAAGAAGTTTTTACAGATTCATAAAAAAACTGTTAATGTTATAATGGCACTATTTTTAGTTTATGCTTCCATCATGATATGGCTATAG
- a CDS encoding MBL fold metallo-hydrolase: MKKSSIIFFERKFPSANMILIKDRLPVLIDTGFGSDTKETERLIREVGVSPEDLSLIVNTHYHSDHVGGNFHFQSNYGVNIAAHKWEADLINNSDSESCSAEWLDQPVEPYRVDRKLSDNDEIETGNRTLQVLHTPGHTLGHISLYEPEEEILICGDLFHRDDIGWLNIYREGVASIHRSMESLDRLSKFRISRAYSGHGPQIENPQAAIDVARERFEKWLGNPEKVSWHACKRIFSFTLIMKDGLAKEEVDNYLLNCGWFQDFAHYSFQLQPEEFIQVLIDEMIRSGAASWQNDYLVATAPYQSPDKKWMNKKIKPRDWKLQARLT, encoded by the coding sequence ATGAAAAAATCTAGCATTATTTTCTTTGAAAGGAAATTTCCAAGTGCTAACATGATTCTTATTAAGGATAGGCTGCCCGTACTTATTGATACCGGTTTTGGGAGTGATACAAAAGAGACAGAGCGATTAATAAGAGAGGTAGGCGTTTCACCTGAAGATTTATCCCTCATTGTGAATACGCACTATCATAGCGATCATGTGGGAGGCAATTTCCATTTTCAAAGTAACTATGGAGTTAATATTGCCGCACATAAATGGGAAGCAGATTTGATCAATAATAGCGATTCTGAATCTTGTAGTGCGGAATGGCTAGATCAACCTGTGGAACCTTATAGGGTTGATAGAAAACTTTCGGATAATGATGAAATAGAGACAGGAAATAGAACTTTGCAAGTCTTGCATACACCCGGTCATACCCTAGGGCATATTTCTCTATATGAACCCGAGGAGGAGATATTGATTTGCGGGGATCTATTTCACAGGGATGATATCGGATGGTTGAATATCTATCGGGAGGGGGTCGCTTCCATCCATCGATCGATGGAAAGTTTGGATAGGCTGTCTAAGTTTCGGATCAGCCGAGCCTATTCGGGACATGGACCACAAATAGAGAATCCTCAAGCTGCTATCGACGTAGCGAGGGAGCGTTTTGAAAAATGGCTCGGAAATCCAGAAAAAGTTTCATGGCATGCTTGTAAGAGAATCTTTTCATTCACTTTAATCATGAAAGACGGATTGGCAAAAGAAGAAGTGGATAACTACCTACTAAATTGTGGTTGGTTCCAAGATTTTGCACACTACTCATTTCAACTTCAACCAGAAGAGTTTATTCAAGTTCTGATTGATGAAATGATTCGCTCCGGTGCAGCAAGCTGGCAAAATGATTATTTAGTCGCTACGGCACCATACCAGTCACCAGATAAGAAATGGATGAACAAGAAAATAAAGCCGAGAGATTGGAAACTTCAGGCTCGTCTTACATAA
- a CDS encoding S9 family peptidase produces MKTNGTIEKVRTYPSPNPHIVLKEITYWSCGLRVKGMLASPKDAGSYEGILYCRGGMQSIGMVRPARIAQIASEGFIVFAPYYRGNRGGEGRDEFAGEDRWDAICGVDVLKQYCIPERIHLFAFSRGGIMGLWIAILRNDITSLVTWAGVSDIYLTYEERLDMRKMMKRVIGGTPTKYPLGYEQRDVLSRIGDLKVSTLIIHGEQDTNVSFEHAKVLEQSLIGNSIPVETWYYPEFTHFFPSKINRRVVKDACHWMKNQRGV; encoded by the coding sequence TTGAAAACAAATGGAACGATTGAAAAGGTTCGAACTTATCCATCTCCAAACCCTCATATTGTTTTGAAAGAAATTACATACTGGTCATGTGGTCTTCGAGTTAAAGGAATGTTAGCTTCTCCAAAAGATGCAGGAAGCTATGAAGGTATTTTATATTGTCGAGGCGGCATGCAAAGTATTGGTATGGTTCGGCCAGCACGAATTGCACAAATTGCCTCTGAGGGCTTTATCGTATTTGCTCCCTATTATCGCGGTAATCGTGGTGGGGAAGGCAGAGATGAATTTGCTGGAGAGGATCGCTGGGATGCTATCTGCGGAGTAGATGTACTTAAGCAATATTGCATTCCGGAACGGATTCATCTATTTGCATTTTCTCGTGGTGGAATCATGGGATTATGGATTGCTATTTTACGTAATGATATTACATCCTTAGTTACATGGGCGGGAGTTTCCGATATTTACTTAACTTATGAAGAAAGATTAGATATGAGAAAGATGATGAAACGAGTTATTGGTGGTACTCCAACTAAATATCCATTGGGGTATGAACAGCGAGATGTATTATCTCGTATAGGGGATTTGAAGGTATCCACGCTAATAATACATGGGGAACAAGATACAAATGTTTCTTTTGAGCACGCAAAGGTTTTAGAGCAGTCATTAATAGGGAATAGTATACCAGTTGAAACCTGGTACTATCCAGAATTCACACATTTTTTTCCGAGCAAAATAAATAGACGTGTAGTTAAAGATGCATGTCACTGGATGAAAAATCAGAGAGGGGTTTAA